One segment of Amycolatopsis alba DSM 44262 DNA contains the following:
- a CDS encoding methyltransferase, producing MPSTSTAPATSTLDTAEQIIRLGNRFSDAKALLTAVDLDVFGVLRENPGTAEEIRERLDVAGRGLPDMLHLLTALGLLDHIDGRFHNSPSAAKYLIRGTDDYIGGFLQRSNRNLYPAWGKLSEALRTGRPQAVGNFDLVVADPRLLRQFIGMMDGLTQVLGPQLVAAYDFAPHGTVLDVGGCRGNLLSKVLGANPGLTGTVFDLPQMEPFFDELMTETGLTGRAAFHGGNFFEDPLPRANLVNLGHVLHDWDPVQRKELVAKAYAAVNPGGTLLIYDRMLDDEPEHVENLVISLDMLLVTDGGSEYTVTEVKEHAAAAGCRDITEQPLGAYDTLVICRKP from the coding sequence ATGCCCAGCACCAGCACCGCCCCCGCGACGTCCACTTTGGACACCGCGGAGCAGATCATCCGCCTTGGCAACCGATTCTCCGACGCCAAGGCCTTGCTCACCGCCGTCGACCTCGACGTCTTCGGGGTCCTGCGGGAGAACCCCGGCACCGCCGAAGAGATCCGAGAGCGGCTGGACGTCGCCGGGCGAGGCCTGCCCGACATGCTGCACCTGCTCACCGCGCTCGGCCTGCTCGACCACATCGACGGCCGGTTCCACAACAGCCCGTCGGCGGCGAAGTACCTCATCCGCGGCACCGACGACTACATCGGCGGCTTCCTGCAGCGGTCCAACCGGAACCTGTACCCGGCCTGGGGCAAGCTGTCCGAGGCGCTGCGCACCGGACGGCCGCAGGCGGTGGGCAACTTCGACCTGGTGGTCGCCGATCCTCGCCTGCTGCGCCAGTTCATCGGGATGATGGACGGGCTGACCCAGGTACTCGGCCCCCAGCTCGTCGCCGCGTACGACTTCGCCCCGCACGGCACGGTCCTCGACGTCGGCGGCTGCCGGGGGAACCTGCTGTCCAAGGTGCTCGGCGCCAATCCGGGGCTCACCGGAACGGTCTTCGATCTCCCCCAGATGGAGCCGTTCTTCGACGAGCTGATGACCGAGACGGGACTGACCGGCCGGGCCGCCTTCCACGGCGGGAACTTCTTCGAGGACCCGCTGCCCCGCGCGAACCTGGTCAACCTCGGGCACGTCCTGCACGACTGGGATCCCGTGCAGCGCAAGGAACTGGTGGCGAAGGCCTATGCCGCGGTCAACCCCGGTGGCACCCTGCTCATCTACGACCGCATGCTGGACGACGAGCCCGAGCACGTCGAGAACCTGGTGATCAGCCTCGACATGCTGCTGGTCACCGACGGCGGTTCCGAGTACACCGTGACCGAGGTGAAGGAGCACGCCGCGGCCGCGGGCTGCCGGGACATCACCGAGCAGCCGCTGGGCGCATACGACACGCTCGTCATCTGCCGCAAACCCTGA
- a CDS encoding right-handed parallel beta-helix repeat-containing protein, with protein MLGKRPAATKVLAIAASLLLGAGLAATPAAADPPKVPRTFYVDCARGLDVGPGTSPDQAWKLSKANTMKYLAGDTILFKSGVTCTGTFAPTGSGTAGRPIKVGSFGSGTKPRIDGKGAASAIFLHNVAGWELRDLDVTNTGPAPAANQQRAGIYVLLEDYGVGSHYLVSNVDVHDVNGCDCRFPPSGGVVFYAAGSKTPTRFDDVNVNKNTVTHVDRIGVGMLSTWLSAPLVPMTKVRFTENTVRDIGGEGMVVFNGSGAVVEHNIINGFNERSTQDSAGAYGWNAEGTRIRYNDVSNGKGQAMAFSLDDANIDTIIEYNFSHDNKGGFLLQCSGNELKNANGIARYNLSQNDAAGTAEPYTSTVTIACGDASNTQVYNNVFYAQNSPRLVTNVSTSAIGVHFTNNIFYGQPSSSSINDTTGQYVNNVFYQVSGVPAGSTTSIIGDPRLVSPGTATSMSTTSGYRLREASPAIQHGAPVADNGGKDFFGNPITDKLNIGAYEGAGVTP; from the coding sequence ATGCTCGGAAAACGTCCCGCCGCGACCAAGGTCCTGGCGATCGCGGCCTCACTGCTCCTGGGCGCGGGCCTGGCGGCCACCCCGGCCGCGGCGGACCCGCCCAAGGTCCCGCGCACCTTCTACGTGGACTGCGCACGCGGTCTCGACGTGGGCCCCGGCACCAGTCCGGACCAGGCCTGGAAGCTGTCGAAGGCCAACACCATGAAGTACCTGGCCGGAGACACGATCCTGTTCAAATCCGGCGTCACCTGCACCGGCACCTTCGCGCCGACAGGCTCCGGCACGGCGGGCCGCCCGATCAAGGTCGGCAGTTTCGGCTCCGGCACCAAACCCCGCATCGACGGCAAGGGCGCGGCCAGCGCGATCTTCCTCCACAACGTCGCGGGCTGGGAACTGCGCGACCTCGACGTCACGAACACCGGCCCGGCCCCGGCCGCGAATCAGCAGCGCGCGGGCATCTACGTCCTGCTCGAGGACTACGGCGTCGGCAGCCACTATCTGGTGTCCAATGTGGACGTTCATGACGTCAACGGCTGCGACTGCCGGTTCCCGCCGAGCGGCGGGGTGGTGTTCTACGCCGCGGGCTCCAAGACACCGACGCGGTTCGACGACGTCAACGTGAACAAGAACACCGTCACGCACGTCGACCGGATCGGTGTCGGCATGCTGTCCACCTGGCTCAGCGCACCGCTGGTGCCGATGACGAAGGTGCGGTTCACCGAGAACACGGTGCGCGACATCGGCGGCGAGGGCATGGTGGTGTTCAACGGTTCGGGCGCGGTCGTCGAGCACAACATCATCAACGGCTTCAACGAAAGGTCCACTCAGGACAGTGCGGGCGCGTACGGCTGGAACGCCGAGGGCACCCGGATCCGGTACAACGACGTGTCGAACGGCAAGGGCCAGGCGATGGCGTTCAGCCTGGACGACGCGAACATCGACACGATCATCGAGTACAACTTCTCGCACGACAACAAGGGCGGCTTCCTGCTGCAGTGCTCGGGTAACGAACTGAAGAACGCCAACGGGATCGCCCGGTACAACCTCAGCCAGAACGACGCGGCAGGCACCGCCGAGCCATACACCAGCACGGTGACCATCGCCTGCGGCGACGCCTCGAACACCCAGGTCTACAACAACGTGTTCTACGCGCAGAACAGCCCCCGGCTGGTCACGAACGTCAGCACCAGCGCGATCGGCGTCCATTTCACCAACAACATCTTCTACGGCCAGCCGTCGAGCTCCTCGATCAACGACACCACCGGCCAGTACGTGAACAACGTGTTCTACCAGGTTTCCGGGGTGCCGGCAGGCAGCACCACCTCGATCATCGGCGACCCGCGGCTGGTGTCCCCCGGTACGGCGACGTCGATGTCGACGACGAGCGGCTACCGGCTCCGGGAGGCGTCGCCCGCGATCCAGCACGGCGCGCCCGTGGCGGACAACGGCGGCAAGGACTTCTTCGGCAACCCGATCACCGACAAACTGAACATCGGCGCCTACGAAGGAGCCGGAGTCACCCCCTGA
- a CDS encoding FAD-dependent monooxygenase produces the protein MPNEPQRVKVLIVGGGLAGLASSLFLARQGVRPVLVERWPGVRSTGGGDGVDQRTMEIYRALGLEEVIRGDSPPARGWWPDLGPCGYHEGERHVVEPVLLEAARRRGADVRFGTELVSIATDADGADAVLLDRAGGRRDVVRADYVIAAEGAGGLVAAGLAIRLELRTDEWQADPWPYPSGMADSFRVGRVFLVGDSAHRWPEDGALGAGLAVQEAHNLAWKLAGVIHGWAEPGLLDSYEAERRPIAVEVEKRLSRWPLWTPPAMNEAEEQVLTLGQRYPEGAPSGPVFADRLGVRARPGERAPHLWLERAGATLSTHDLFDGSFVLLTTSRGAGWTAAAARIASRLCLPLRAYRLGRGSADADFGDVHGRAPERYPIGDDGAVLIRPDGYVGWLTDTAPESPELVLGEVLGRLLR, from the coding sequence ATGCCGAATGAGCCGCAGCGGGTGAAGGTCCTGATTGTCGGCGGGGGCCTCGCCGGTCTCGCTTCGTCGTTGTTCCTGGCCCGGCAAGGGGTGCGCCCGGTCCTGGTGGAACGGTGGCCGGGGGTGCGGTCGACGGGGGGCGGGGACGGTGTCGACCAGCGGACCATGGAGATCTACCGGGCGCTGGGTCTCGAAGAAGTGATCCGCGGCGACTCGCCGCCCGCCCGCGGGTGGTGGCCGGATCTCGGCCCGTGCGGGTATCACGAGGGGGAGCGGCACGTGGTCGAGCCGGTCCTGCTCGAAGCGGCCAGGCGGCGGGGCGCGGACGTCCGGTTCGGCACCGAGCTGGTGTCGATCGCCACCGACGCCGACGGCGCCGACGCGGTACTGCTGGACCGTGCCGGCGGACGGCGTGACGTCGTGCGCGCGGACTACGTGATCGCGGCGGAAGGGGCAGGCGGCCTTGTCGCGGCCGGTCTGGCCATCCGGCTGGAGCTCCGGACGGACGAGTGGCAGGCCGATCCGTGGCCGTATCCGTCCGGTATGGCCGATTCCTTCCGGGTCGGCCGGGTGTTCCTGGTCGGTGACAGTGCGCACCGGTGGCCGGAGGACGGCGCGCTCGGTGCCGGCCTCGCGGTCCAGGAGGCCCACAACCTGGCCTGGAAGCTGGCCGGGGTGATCCACGGCTGGGCCGAGCCCGGCCTGCTCGACAGCTACGAGGCCGAACGCCGCCCCATCGCCGTCGAAGTGGAGAAGCGGTTGTCGCGGTGGCCGCTGTGGACACCTCCCGCCATGAACGAAGCCGAGGAGCAGGTGCTGACGCTGGGGCAGCGGTACCCCGAGGGTGCGCCGTCCGGTCCGGTGTTCGCCGACCGGCTCGGTGTGCGGGCCCGTCCAGGCGAGCGGGCCCCGCACCTGTGGCTGGAACGAGCAGGCGCCACGCTGTCCACCCACGACCTGTTCGACGGCTCGTTCGTCCTGCTGACCACGAGCCGTGGAGCAGGCTGGACCGCGGCGGCGGCCCGGATCGCGAGCCGCTTGTGCCTTCCGTTGCGGGCCTACCGGCTCGGCCGCGGCTCGGCGGACGCCGATTTCGGCGACGTCCATGGCCGGGCACCCGAGCGGTACCCGATCGGCGACGACGGCGCCGTGCTGATCCGCCCGGACGGCTATGTCGGCTGGCTCACCGACACCGCGCCGGAATCGCCGGAACTCGTGCTGGGCGAGGTGCTCGGCAGGCTGCTGCGGTGA